TCATTGGAACAAAGTTAATTATGTGGTACCGATGGCCTGTCAGGCAAGCGTGCTCTGATATAAGAACGCCGGATTTTGCTTGTTATTGGTGATTAGTCTATGGGGTACAAGTGATACCCAATATGGGTCTAATAATGCCCTCTTGATAAACAGGCTAAAAAGCAGATAATAGCATAAAGAGGAGAGGATTAGTCGTATAAGGGCGATTAAGAACTTACGAAATTCGTGAGGATGGAGAAACGGCACTCGCGGATACTGTACTCTCCCAGTTGAAGTAGATACCGTCTTTTATGTCAATGGTTGATATTGTGGATTGAACCTTTCTCTTTTTATGAGCATAGCTCTGATTATGTTCAGCATTTTCCTCATGCAGGCCGCCAGAGCGACTTTTTTGAGTTTTC
The sequence above is drawn from the Candidatus Zixiibacteriota bacterium genome and encodes:
- a CDS encoding IS110 family transposase → KLKKVALAACMRKMLNIIRAMLIKRERFNPQYQPLT